One Primulina huaijiensis isolate GDHJ02 chromosome 8, ASM1229523v2, whole genome shotgun sequence genomic region harbors:
- the LOC140982763 gene encoding uncharacterized protein, with protein sequence MASGVKGFFRQQKKKSGVTKPAPLKKTPRSKASASLGSGVVQTPALVSHGSFDLWDECDDKEEVLRQFDMNMAYGPCLGMSRLDRWKRANALGLNPPEAIGRLLTAGKANSECLWDGRV encoded by the exons ATGGCTTCCGGCGTGAAGGGTTTCTTTAGGCAACAGAAGAAGAAATCGGGCGTCACAAAGCCAGCACCGTTGAAGAAAACTCCAAGGTCCAAAGCTTCTGCTTCCCTGGGATCCGGCGTCGTACAAACCCCTGCTCTTGTTTCCCATGGCTCTTTCGATCTCTGGG ACGAATGTGATGACAAGGAGGAGGTTCTTAGGCAATTTGATATGAACATGGCGTATGGCCCGTGCTTAGGCATGAGCAGACTGGACCGTTGGAAACGTGCTAATGCCTTAGGCTTGAACCCTCCAGAAGCGATCGGGCGGCTTTTAACGGCGGGGAAAGCTAACTCTGAATGCTTGTGGGATGGACGTGTATAG
- the LOC140983389 gene encoding uncharacterized protein isoform X1, translating to MSIIETMNSSADSSEIAVRKAFSRTSDASASNDAMVLSKFEADKVPEGYDDCLSCDTRINDTTKMLNFTSENVHRMNPLRSSVSTGCPIVQGGELTANDQTLSQHEIKKSVVNNSRINYSRRSKIRGEFSDKFPSSDLPIGLCSRHLGLSEIPASKSTDVPTNLLMVQDTSSLNSMLCGSNSRGIDVDKSSIPQVESLEGSKEHLNSSVVGTVVTDVSLDLPATAPVSSENNDDMKAEIHPMDEAEENDMVEQDVKVCDICGDAGREDLLAICCRCSDGAEHTYCMREMLVKVPEGDWLCEECKSNEKVTYGRRDKLGRVDENKKNNSSQTSSERMNSSDVEGNRTRGCTNIHTKRLRDDADTEVSSVVKKPAVDSTVGTPKLYSSDKAAALSRDNSLKNLDKGKVWSSHGSPTSDALTVNNTTELARPDSGQRSPNFRGAFSKSNSFTFLNSKPKVKLVGQVLQRQKSASELASRRLKNGTIRSIGRSMSFKSTNSIVSESKIKMLSPRLSNIQDIRNTKRQSSFERQSSLRSEGRPINSMIATSMSSASRSNKNIATRAEPCSLFVSTNHRETKPVQPGGKSVALSRSSSIGSRSADLAGSVGEFKKPSTYGLKTPRVLSTNDINNFDENSNHTSPNEDSSSCSGVFETPHFNDIECRPDGFALPGELTNLGEPSREDAGSHVRTSYGKSFRNESNNLKAAIEAAVLRKPIGYIKHRYDESSASSKDCDFSSKDRLSSSAGRRIETSAAVAAERHAVSENLTADSYGTLYTDDKFSFVAVEALSSGGDEVPSVPLDVKSSSRDVCSDVAVPRRFALKSFVIPEHEYIWQGSFEIYRNGKVFTLLDGIQAHTSTCASIKVIEFVNKFKSRIVLNEVPRLSTWPLQFQEHGVGEDNIALFFFAKDLDSYAKSYKVCLENMMKNDLALKGSLDGVELLIFPSNQLPDNSHRWNMLFFIWGVFRAKKGSCLRNMPDTLKQFSAPQNIPPSIMSVPGNRCILRPLTKDLLASDDISSESKVHASENLCDAMSTKAVNGDCGPKVSSLDWLDGRQNSSYSTTVRVARATFQKPMDTCLEGGTNSIHRPFQSTLTSVIPKSEPTLMQLDTLVHREQSSHPFYKPSDGSLDMPYEEGICETPTILDRMTCSQDEVKLRIVAEDLSTFVEVPMEEDRDTRGGLNTEVDRLLLNHNEYLHPKSTCMEIRAPYACTTQVLPENDDRHGPLVKMNRAVLENRECEACDEIVIPGHSKNAERHFFPVELHHVRGIELFGGSMPREPNPLEQSQHHDRAPNLELALGAKKKSSTLDIQPSIIRNVERKVTKECIHDERSIKADEDDNEVSASLSLSLSFPFPKEERTTKPAQKSEQLASRKDHVTTSLLLFRDFEDK from the exons ATGAGCATTATAGAAACCATGAACTCAAGTGCTGATTCCTCTGAAATTGCTGTACGTAAAGCATTCTCAAGGACTTCTGATGCATCTGCATCCAATGATGCCATGGTGCTCTCAAAGTTTGAGGCAGATAAAGTTCCAGAAGGCTATGATGATTGTTTGTCATGTGACACTAGAATTAATGATACCACCAAAATGCTAAACTTCACCTCTGAGAATGTGCATAGGATGAATCCACTCCGCTCTTCCGTGTCTACCGGTTGCCCCATTGTTCAGGGGGGTGAACTGACAGCCAATGATCAGACTCTATCACAGCACGAAATTAAAAAATCTGTTGTCAATAACAGTAGGATAAATTATAGTAGGCGAAGCAAAATAAGAGGAGAATTTTCTGACAAGTTTCCTTCTAGTGACTTGCCAATTGGATTATGTTCACGTCATCTGGGTTTGTCTGAAATTCCAGCTTCGAAAAGCACTGATGTTCCCACTAACTTGTTGATGGTACAAGATACATCCAGCTTGAATTCTATGTTATGTGGCTCAAACTCAAGGGGCATAGATGTGGATAAGAGTTCTATTCCCCAGGTTGAATCATTGGAGGGCTCGAAGGAGCACTTGAATTCGTCAGTGGTTGGAACAGTGGTAACTGATGTTTCTCTGGATCTACCTGCTACTGCTCCTGTGTCCTCTGAAAACAATGATGATATGAAAGCAGAAATCCATCCCATGGACGAGGCCGAGGAAAACGATATGGTGGAGCAGGAT GTTAAAGTTTGTGATATCTGTGGAGATGCAGGTCGAGAGGATTTACTTGCTATCTGTTGTAGGTGTAGTGATGGGGCAGAACACac TTATTGCATGCGAGAAATGCTGGTGAAAGTCCCTGAAGGTGACTGGTTGTGTGAAGAATGCAAATCCAACGAGAAGGTGACGTATGGCAGACGAGATAAATTGGGAAGGGTggatgaaaataagaaaaataattccAGTCAAACAAGTAGTGAACGTATGAATAGTTCTGATGTTGAGGGAAATAGAACAAGGGGTTGTACGAATATTCACACCAAAAGGCTCAGAGATGATGCTGATACCGAAGTTTCTTCTGTTGTGAAGAAGCCGGCTGTTGACTCAACAGTTGGGACGCCAAAGCTCTATAGCTCTGACAAAGCAGCAGCTCTTTCTCGTGACAATTCCTTAAAGAACCTAGATAAGGGAAAAGTGTGGTCTTCACATGGGAGTCCAACCTCTGATGCTCTCACAGTTAACAATACCACGGAATTAGCGCGCCCTGATTCAGGTCAACGATCACCGAATTTCCGAG GTGCATTCTCAAAATCTAATTCGTTTACATTTCTTAATTCAAAACCGAAGGTCAAGCTTGTTGGTCAAGTTCTTCAGCGGCAGAAATCAGCCAGCGAACTTGCCTCTCGTCGTCTTAAGAATGGCACTATCAGATCAATTGGCAGATCAATGTCATTCAAATCTACAAATTCCATCGTTTCCGAATCAAAAATAAAGATGCTATCACCTAGACTGTCAAACATCCAGGATATTAGGAATACAAAACGGCAAAGCTCTTTTGAACGGCAGAGCTCTTTGAGATCAGAAGGCAGGCCAATTAATTCGATGATAGCTACTTCAATGAGTTCCGCCTCAAGAAGTAATAAAAACATAGCAACTAGGGCCGAGCCTTGTTCACTTTTTGTATCTACTAATCACCGCGAAACAAAGCCAGTACAACCTGGTGGTAAATCTGTGGCATTATCAAGATCATCAAGTATTGGATCTCGGAGTGCAGATTTGGCTGGTTCTGTAG GTGAATTTAAAAAACCATCAACATATGGCCTCAAAACTCCTAGGGTATTGTCTACCAATGACATTAACAACTTTGATGAGAATTCCAACCATACTAGCCCCAATGAGGATTCTTCATCATGCTCAGGTGTCTTCGAAACACCACACTTTAATGATATTGAATGCCGACCTGATGGATTTGCTCTGCCTGGAGAACTAACAAATTTGGGTGAACCATCAAGGGAAGATGCTGGAAGCCACGTTCGGACGTCATATGGAAAGTCATTCAGAAATGAAAGCAATAATCTGAAAGCTGCTATTGAGGCTGCTGTGCTGAGAAAGCCAATAGGTTACATAAAGCATAGATATGATGAATCATCAGCGTCGAGCAAGGATTGTGATTTTTCTTCTAAAGATCGTTTATCAAGTTCAGCTGGAAGGAGAATTGAGACTTCTGCTGCAGTGGCAGCCGAGAGACATGCGGTATCCGAAAATTTGACCGCTGACTCTTATGGAACTCTTTACACTGATGACAAATTCTCATTCGTTGCTGTGGAGGCTCTTTCTTCTGGAGGAGATGAAGTCCCAAGTGTTCCATTGGATGTAAAGTCTTCCTCCAGGGACGTGTGCAGTGATGTTGCGGTACCTAGGCGTTTCGCTTTGAAATCCTTTGTGATCCCTGAGCATGAATACATATGGCA AGGAAGCTTTGAGATTTATAGAAATGGTAAAGTCTTCACTCTATTGGATGGAATCCAAGCCCATACGTCTACATGTGCATCAATTAAAGTTATAGAAtttgtaaataagtttaaaagcAGAATTGTCCTAAATGAAGTGCCTCGCTTAAGCACCTGGCCACTACAGTTTCAGGAACATGGGGTTGGGGAGGATAACATTGCTCTTTTCTTTTTTGCTAAAGATCTTGATAG CTATGCCAAAAGCTACAAAGTTTGTCTGGAGAATATGATGAAGAATGACCTTGCTCTCAAAGGGAGTCTTGATGGTGTTGAACTCCTGATATTTCCTTCCAATCAGCTTCCTGACAATTCCCACA GGTGGAATATGTTATTCTTCATTTGGGGTGTGTTCAGAGCTAAGAAAGGGAGTTGCTTGCGAAATATGCCGGACACTTTGAAGCAGTTTTCTGCTCCTCAAAATATTCCCCCATCTATAATGTCGGTTCCTGGGAATAGGTGCATACTTAGACCACTCACTAAGGATTTGCTTGCAAGTGATGATATATCCTCTGAATCAAAAGTCCATGCCTCAGAAAACCTTTGTGATGCAATGTCGACTAAAGCTGTAAATGGAGATTGTGGTCCCAAAGTATCCTCTTTGGATTGGTTGGATGGTAGACAAAATTCCAGCTACTCGACCACAGTAAGAGTTGCAAGAGCCACATTTCAAAAACCAATGGATACTTGTCTG GAAGGAGGAACCAATTCCATCCATAGACCTTTCCAGTCTACATTGACTTCCGTTATTCCCAAAAGTGAGCCTACGTTAATGCAATTGGATACTCTAGTTCATAGAGAACAGTCATCGCATCCTTTCTACAAGCCTTCAGATGGTAGCCTTGATATGCCTTATGAGGAAGGCATCTGTGAGACACCTACTATCTTGGACAGAATGACCTGCAGTCAAGATGAAGTGAAGTTGAGAATTGTTGCTGAAGATCTGTCCACATTTGTTGAAGTTCCCATGGAGGAAGACCGAGACACCAGAGGCGGCCTAAACACAGAGGTCGACAGATTGCTTTTGAACCACAACGAATATCTGCATCCTAAGTCTACATGCATGGAAATTCGAGCTCCTTATGCCTGCACTACCCAAGTTTTGCCTGAAAATGATGATAGACATGGCCCACTTGTAAAA ATGAACCGTGCGGTTTTGGAGAATCGAGAGTGTGAAGCGTGTGATGAGATTGTCATCCCTGGGCATTCAAAAAATGCTGAAAGACATTTCTTCCCCGTGGAATTACATCATGTGAGGGGCATAGAGCTGTTTGGTGGATCAATGCCTCGAGAACCGAATCCATTGGAACAAAGCCAGCATCATGATAGGGCACCGAACCTTGAGCTTGCTTTAGGGGCCAAAAAAAAATCCTCGACTTTGGACATCCAACCATCAATCATCAGGAATGTGGAAAGAAAAGTAACCAAGGAATGCATTCATGATGAGAGATCAATCAAAGCAGATGAAGATGATAATGAGGTATCGGCATCTCTTTCCCTCTCTCTTTCGTTCCCCTTTCCTAAGGAGGAAAGGACCACAAAACCTGCTCAAAAATCTGAGCAGCTTGCGTCTCGGAAAGATCATGTCACTACCTCATTACTACTCTTTCGCGATTTTGAAGACAAGTAG
- the LOC140983389 gene encoding uncharacterized protein isoform X2, translating into MSIIETMNSSADSSEIAVRKAFSRTSDASASNDAMVLSKFEADKVPEGYDDCLSCDTRINDTTKMLNFTSENVHRMNPLRSSVSTGCPIVQGGELTANDQTLSQHEIKKSVVNNSRINYSRRSKIRGEFSDKFPSSDLPIGLCSRHLGLSEIPASKSTDVPTNLLMVQDTSSLNSMLCGSNSRGIDVDKSSIPQVESLEGSKEHLNSSVVGTVVTDVSLDLPATAPVSSENNDDMKAEIHPMDEAEENDMVEQDVKVCDICGDAGREDLLAICCRCSDGAEHTYCMREMLVKVPEGDWLCEECKSNEKVTYGRRDKLGRVDENKKNNSSQTSSERMNSSDVEGNRTRGCTNIHTKRLRDDADTEVSSVVKKPAVDSTVGTPKLYSSDKAAALSRDNSLKNLDKGKVWSSHGSPTSDALTVNNTTELARPDSGAFSKSNSFTFLNSKPKVKLVGQVLQRQKSASELASRRLKNGTIRSIGRSMSFKSTNSIVSESKIKMLSPRLSNIQDIRNTKRQSSFERQSSLRSEGRPINSMIATSMSSASRSNKNIATRAEPCSLFVSTNHRETKPVQPGGKSVALSRSSSIGSRSADLAGSVGEFKKPSTYGLKTPRVLSTNDINNFDENSNHTSPNEDSSSCSGVFETPHFNDIECRPDGFALPGELTNLGEPSREDAGSHVRTSYGKSFRNESNNLKAAIEAAVLRKPIGYIKHRYDESSASSKDCDFSSKDRLSSSAGRRIETSAAVAAERHAVSENLTADSYGTLYTDDKFSFVAVEALSSGGDEVPSVPLDVKSSSRDVCSDVAVPRRFALKSFVIPEHEYIWQGSFEIYRNGKVFTLLDGIQAHTSTCASIKVIEFVNKFKSRIVLNEVPRLSTWPLQFQEHGVGEDNIALFFFAKDLDSYAKSYKVCLENMMKNDLALKGSLDGVELLIFPSNQLPDNSHRWNMLFFIWGVFRAKKGSCLRNMPDTLKQFSAPQNIPPSIMSVPGNRCILRPLTKDLLASDDISSESKVHASENLCDAMSTKAVNGDCGPKVSSLDWLDGRQNSSYSTTVRVARATFQKPMDTCLEGGTNSIHRPFQSTLTSVIPKSEPTLMQLDTLVHREQSSHPFYKPSDGSLDMPYEEGICETPTILDRMTCSQDEVKLRIVAEDLSTFVEVPMEEDRDTRGGLNTEVDRLLLNHNEYLHPKSTCMEIRAPYACTTQVLPENDDRHGPLVKMNRAVLENRECEACDEIVIPGHSKNAERHFFPVELHHVRGIELFGGSMPREPNPLEQSQHHDRAPNLELALGAKKKSSTLDIQPSIIRNVERKVTKECIHDERSIKADEDDNEVSASLSLSLSFPFPKEERTTKPAQKSEQLASRKDHVTTSLLLFRDFEDK; encoded by the exons ATGAGCATTATAGAAACCATGAACTCAAGTGCTGATTCCTCTGAAATTGCTGTACGTAAAGCATTCTCAAGGACTTCTGATGCATCTGCATCCAATGATGCCATGGTGCTCTCAAAGTTTGAGGCAGATAAAGTTCCAGAAGGCTATGATGATTGTTTGTCATGTGACACTAGAATTAATGATACCACCAAAATGCTAAACTTCACCTCTGAGAATGTGCATAGGATGAATCCACTCCGCTCTTCCGTGTCTACCGGTTGCCCCATTGTTCAGGGGGGTGAACTGACAGCCAATGATCAGACTCTATCACAGCACGAAATTAAAAAATCTGTTGTCAATAACAGTAGGATAAATTATAGTAGGCGAAGCAAAATAAGAGGAGAATTTTCTGACAAGTTTCCTTCTAGTGACTTGCCAATTGGATTATGTTCACGTCATCTGGGTTTGTCTGAAATTCCAGCTTCGAAAAGCACTGATGTTCCCACTAACTTGTTGATGGTACAAGATACATCCAGCTTGAATTCTATGTTATGTGGCTCAAACTCAAGGGGCATAGATGTGGATAAGAGTTCTATTCCCCAGGTTGAATCATTGGAGGGCTCGAAGGAGCACTTGAATTCGTCAGTGGTTGGAACAGTGGTAACTGATGTTTCTCTGGATCTACCTGCTACTGCTCCTGTGTCCTCTGAAAACAATGATGATATGAAAGCAGAAATCCATCCCATGGACGAGGCCGAGGAAAACGATATGGTGGAGCAGGAT GTTAAAGTTTGTGATATCTGTGGAGATGCAGGTCGAGAGGATTTACTTGCTATCTGTTGTAGGTGTAGTGATGGGGCAGAACACac TTATTGCATGCGAGAAATGCTGGTGAAAGTCCCTGAAGGTGACTGGTTGTGTGAAGAATGCAAATCCAACGAGAAGGTGACGTATGGCAGACGAGATAAATTGGGAAGGGTggatgaaaataagaaaaataattccAGTCAAACAAGTAGTGAACGTATGAATAGTTCTGATGTTGAGGGAAATAGAACAAGGGGTTGTACGAATATTCACACCAAAAGGCTCAGAGATGATGCTGATACCGAAGTTTCTTCTGTTGTGAAGAAGCCGGCTGTTGACTCAACAGTTGGGACGCCAAAGCTCTATAGCTCTGACAAAGCAGCAGCTCTTTCTCGTGACAATTCCTTAAAGAACCTAGATAAGGGAAAAGTGTGGTCTTCACATGGGAGTCCAACCTCTGATGCTCTCACAGTTAACAATACCACGGAATTAGCGCGCCCTGATTCAG GTGCATTCTCAAAATCTAATTCGTTTACATTTCTTAATTCAAAACCGAAGGTCAAGCTTGTTGGTCAAGTTCTTCAGCGGCAGAAATCAGCCAGCGAACTTGCCTCTCGTCGTCTTAAGAATGGCACTATCAGATCAATTGGCAGATCAATGTCATTCAAATCTACAAATTCCATCGTTTCCGAATCAAAAATAAAGATGCTATCACCTAGACTGTCAAACATCCAGGATATTAGGAATACAAAACGGCAAAGCTCTTTTGAACGGCAGAGCTCTTTGAGATCAGAAGGCAGGCCAATTAATTCGATGATAGCTACTTCAATGAGTTCCGCCTCAAGAAGTAATAAAAACATAGCAACTAGGGCCGAGCCTTGTTCACTTTTTGTATCTACTAATCACCGCGAAACAAAGCCAGTACAACCTGGTGGTAAATCTGTGGCATTATCAAGATCATCAAGTATTGGATCTCGGAGTGCAGATTTGGCTGGTTCTGTAG GTGAATTTAAAAAACCATCAACATATGGCCTCAAAACTCCTAGGGTATTGTCTACCAATGACATTAACAACTTTGATGAGAATTCCAACCATACTAGCCCCAATGAGGATTCTTCATCATGCTCAGGTGTCTTCGAAACACCACACTTTAATGATATTGAATGCCGACCTGATGGATTTGCTCTGCCTGGAGAACTAACAAATTTGGGTGAACCATCAAGGGAAGATGCTGGAAGCCACGTTCGGACGTCATATGGAAAGTCATTCAGAAATGAAAGCAATAATCTGAAAGCTGCTATTGAGGCTGCTGTGCTGAGAAAGCCAATAGGTTACATAAAGCATAGATATGATGAATCATCAGCGTCGAGCAAGGATTGTGATTTTTCTTCTAAAGATCGTTTATCAAGTTCAGCTGGAAGGAGAATTGAGACTTCTGCTGCAGTGGCAGCCGAGAGACATGCGGTATCCGAAAATTTGACCGCTGACTCTTATGGAACTCTTTACACTGATGACAAATTCTCATTCGTTGCTGTGGAGGCTCTTTCTTCTGGAGGAGATGAAGTCCCAAGTGTTCCATTGGATGTAAAGTCTTCCTCCAGGGACGTGTGCAGTGATGTTGCGGTACCTAGGCGTTTCGCTTTGAAATCCTTTGTGATCCCTGAGCATGAATACATATGGCA AGGAAGCTTTGAGATTTATAGAAATGGTAAAGTCTTCACTCTATTGGATGGAATCCAAGCCCATACGTCTACATGTGCATCAATTAAAGTTATAGAAtttgtaaataagtttaaaagcAGAATTGTCCTAAATGAAGTGCCTCGCTTAAGCACCTGGCCACTACAGTTTCAGGAACATGGGGTTGGGGAGGATAACATTGCTCTTTTCTTTTTTGCTAAAGATCTTGATAG CTATGCCAAAAGCTACAAAGTTTGTCTGGAGAATATGATGAAGAATGACCTTGCTCTCAAAGGGAGTCTTGATGGTGTTGAACTCCTGATATTTCCTTCCAATCAGCTTCCTGACAATTCCCACA GGTGGAATATGTTATTCTTCATTTGGGGTGTGTTCAGAGCTAAGAAAGGGAGTTGCTTGCGAAATATGCCGGACACTTTGAAGCAGTTTTCTGCTCCTCAAAATATTCCCCCATCTATAATGTCGGTTCCTGGGAATAGGTGCATACTTAGACCACTCACTAAGGATTTGCTTGCAAGTGATGATATATCCTCTGAATCAAAAGTCCATGCCTCAGAAAACCTTTGTGATGCAATGTCGACTAAAGCTGTAAATGGAGATTGTGGTCCCAAAGTATCCTCTTTGGATTGGTTGGATGGTAGACAAAATTCCAGCTACTCGACCACAGTAAGAGTTGCAAGAGCCACATTTCAAAAACCAATGGATACTTGTCTG GAAGGAGGAACCAATTCCATCCATAGACCTTTCCAGTCTACATTGACTTCCGTTATTCCCAAAAGTGAGCCTACGTTAATGCAATTGGATACTCTAGTTCATAGAGAACAGTCATCGCATCCTTTCTACAAGCCTTCAGATGGTAGCCTTGATATGCCTTATGAGGAAGGCATCTGTGAGACACCTACTATCTTGGACAGAATGACCTGCAGTCAAGATGAAGTGAAGTTGAGAATTGTTGCTGAAGATCTGTCCACATTTGTTGAAGTTCCCATGGAGGAAGACCGAGACACCAGAGGCGGCCTAAACACAGAGGTCGACAGATTGCTTTTGAACCACAACGAATATCTGCATCCTAAGTCTACATGCATGGAAATTCGAGCTCCTTATGCCTGCACTACCCAAGTTTTGCCTGAAAATGATGATAGACATGGCCCACTTGTAAAA ATGAACCGTGCGGTTTTGGAGAATCGAGAGTGTGAAGCGTGTGATGAGATTGTCATCCCTGGGCATTCAAAAAATGCTGAAAGACATTTCTTCCCCGTGGAATTACATCATGTGAGGGGCATAGAGCTGTTTGGTGGATCAATGCCTCGAGAACCGAATCCATTGGAACAAAGCCAGCATCATGATAGGGCACCGAACCTTGAGCTTGCTTTAGGGGCCAAAAAAAAATCCTCGACTTTGGACATCCAACCATCAATCATCAGGAATGTGGAAAGAAAAGTAACCAAGGAATGCATTCATGATGAGAGATCAATCAAAGCAGATGAAGATGATAATGAGGTATCGGCATCTCTTTCCCTCTCTCTTTCGTTCCCCTTTCCTAAGGAGGAAAGGACCACAAAACCTGCTCAAAAATCTGAGCAGCTTGCGTCTCGGAAAGATCATGTCACTACCTCATTACTACTCTTTCGCGATTTTGAAGACAAGTAG